The following are encoded together in the Arcobacter aquimarinus genome:
- a CDS encoding CTP synthase: protein MTKFIFVTGGVLSSLGKGITSASIATILKQSGFKVSMLKIDPYLNVDPGTMSPLEHGEVFVTADGAETDLDLGNYERFIDKTLTKKNSFTTGQVYQSVIKREREGGYLGKTIQVIPHVVDEIKDRIFDAAEDNDFLIIELGGTVGDIEGLPFMEAIRSIRHELPKTNTMNIHVSLIPYIKAAGELKTKPTQHSVQELRRIGITPHMLVCRTEKELPKILKDKLALSCDIDRNAVIEAGDAQSIYQVPLHFIKEGILTPLSEHFNIKIKPNMEKWDTLVKNILVPQDEVTIAFVGKYLDLKESYKSLIEALIHAGAHLNTKVNIHWCDSERIEDVGVYDIIGNADGILVAGGFGQRGVEGKLAAIRYARENQIPYLGICLGMQLSIIEFARNVLGIEDANSIEFDANTKNPLIYLIDSFIDQSGNKQLRTHESPMGGTMRLGEYPFEPLKGSKLQKAYGNDEVYYERHRHRYEANPAYKEALENAGMIISGQSNGLIEAVELKDHPWFVGVQFHPEFTSHLETPNPIILEFVKQANKS from the coding sequence ATGACAAAATTCATTTTTGTAACGGGTGGAGTTCTTAGTTCACTAGGAAAAGGTATAACTTCTGCTTCTATTGCAACAATATTAAAACAATCTGGCTTTAAAGTGAGTATGCTTAAAATCGACCCTTACTTAAATGTAGACCCAGGAACTATGAGTCCACTTGAGCATGGAGAAGTTTTTGTTACAGCTGATGGTGCTGAGACAGATTTAGATTTAGGAAACTATGAAAGATTTATCGATAAAACTTTAACTAAAAAGAACAGTTTCACAACAGGTCAAGTTTATCAAAGTGTTATTAAAAGAGAGAGAGAAGGTGGATACTTAGGTAAAACTATTCAAGTAATTCCACATGTAGTTGATGAGATTAAAGATAGAATTTTTGATGCAGCGGAAGATAATGATTTTTTAATTATTGAACTTGGTGGAACAGTTGGAGATATTGAAGGCTTACCTTTTATGGAAGCAATTAGATCAATAAGACATGAACTTCCAAAAACTAATACTATGAATATTCATGTAAGTTTAATTCCTTATATTAAAGCAGCTGGTGAATTAAAAACAAAACCAACTCAGCACTCTGTTCAAGAATTAAGAAGAATTGGTATAACTCCTCATATGTTAGTTTGCAGAACAGAAAAAGAGTTACCAAAAATCTTAAAAGATAAATTAGCATTATCTTGTGATATTGATAGAAATGCAGTTATTGAAGCAGGAGATGCACAATCTATTTATCAAGTACCTCTTCATTTCATTAAAGAAGGAATATTAACACCTTTATCAGAGCATTTTAATATTAAAATTAAACCAAATATGGAAAAATGGGATACTTTAGTAAAAAACATTCTAGTTCCTCAAGATGAAGTTACTATTGCTTTTGTTGGTAAATATCTTGATTTAAAAGAGTCTTATAAATCATTGATTGAAGCTTTAATTCATGCAGGGGCTCACTTAAATACAAAAGTAAATATTCACTGGTGCGATAGTGAAAGAATAGAAGATGTTGGAGTTTACGATATCATTGGAAATGCTGATGGAATTTTAGTTGCTGGTGGATTTGGTCAAAGAGGTGTTGAAGGAAAATTAGCAGCTATAAGATATGCGAGAGAAAATCAAATCCCTTATTTAGGAATTTGTCTTGGTATGCAGCTTTCGATTATTGAATTTGCTAGAAATGTTTTAGGAATAGAAGATGCAAACTCTATAGAGTTTGATGCAAATACTAAAAATCCTTTAATATATTTGATTGATTCATTTATTGACCAAAGTGGAAATAAACAATTAAGAACACATGAATCACCAATGGGTGGAACTATGAGATTAGGTGAATATCCATTTGAACCACTAAAAGGTTCAAAATTACAAAAAGCTTATGGAAATGATGAAGTATACTATGAAAGACATAGACATAGATATGAAGCAAATCCAGCATATAAAGAAGCTTTAGAAAATGCTGGTATGATTATCTCAGGTCAATCAAATGGTTTAATTGAAGCTGTTGAATTAAAAGATCATCCTTGGTTTGTCGGAGTTCAATTCCATCCAGAATTTACATCTCATTTAGAGACTCCAAATCCAATTATATTAGAATTTGTAAAACAAGCAAATAAATCTTAA
- the recJ gene encoding single-stranded-DNA-specific exonuclease RecJ: protein MTKITKSRLFEILSARHLNNPYSKLADIPSPDNFKDISIASKRIKQAILNNETITIVGDYDVDGVVSTTIMLDFFKTINVKVNHIIPNRFEHGYGLSTKIVDLIDEGLVITVDNGISAYEASIKLKEKNIDLIITDHHTVGDKIPLAFAIINPKQKDCNFEFKDICGAQVAWYLCAAIKKEMNLDVNMGNFLDLLSVAIIADIMPMTALNYTMVKQGLKKIKSSSRQAFKILNEVMSKKSLVSDDIGFFIAPKLNSAGRMDDASIALEFLLSETSHSANETLSLLDELNNYRKTLQEEISKKADSKTDKNDKAVIVWGENWHEGVIGIVASKLSNSHKKPAFIFSIHNGVAKGSARANSNINLYELITKASHLLLGYGGHKNAAGLSLKEENLEEFKNIINTELRNQNEDLHIEPITLGELDVSSVDLEFISIIEQFEPYGLENHRPIFKISNASLVKYDLIGRDKNHLKLTLNSDGYIFEALKFNDSNKDISSNLDLIVSVSKNEFRGEVSPQFLIQEIL from the coding sequence ATGACTAAAATCACAAAAAGTAGACTTTTTGAGATTTTATCAGCAAGGCATTTAAATAATCCTTATTCAAAACTTGCTGATATACCATCTCCTGATAATTTCAAAGATATATCAATCGCTAGTAAAAGAATCAAACAAGCTATTTTAAATAATGAAACTATCACTATTGTTGGTGATTATGATGTTGATGGAGTAGTTTCAACTACTATAATGCTAGATTTTTTCAAAACAATTAATGTAAAAGTAAATCACATTATTCCAAACCGATTTGAACATGGTTATGGACTTTCTACTAAAATTGTTGATTTAATAGATGAAGGATTAGTAATCACTGTCGATAATGGAATTTCAGCATATGAAGCTTCAATTAAATTAAAAGAAAAAAATATTGACTTAATCATTACTGACCATCATACGGTTGGAGATAAAATTCCTTTAGCATTTGCAATAATAAATCCAAAACAAAAAGATTGTAACTTTGAATTTAAAGATATTTGTGGAGCACAAGTTGCTTGGTATTTATGTGCTGCAATAAAAAAAGAGATGAATTTAGATGTAAATATGGGAAATTTCTTGGATTTATTAAGCGTTGCAATAATTGCTGATATTATGCCTATGACTGCTTTAAATTATACTATGGTAAAACAAGGTTTAAAAAAAATAAAATCTTCATCAAGACAAGCTTTTAAAATTTTAAATGAGGTTATGTCAAAAAAATCTTTAGTATCTGATGATATTGGCTTTTTTATTGCTCCAAAACTAAATAGTGCAGGAAGAATGGATGATGCAAGCATTGCTTTAGAATTTTTACTTTCAGAGACATCACATAGTGCAAATGAAACTCTATCTTTATTAGATGAATTAAATAATTATAGAAAAACTTTACAAGAAGAGATTTCAAAAAAAGCTGATTCCAAAACAGATAAAAATGATAAAGCTGTTATTGTTTGGGGAGAGAATTGGCATGAAGGAGTTATTGGAATTGTTGCTTCAAAATTATCAAATTCACATAAAAAACCTGCATTTATTTTTTCAATTCATAATGGAGTAGCAAAAGGAAGTGCAAGAGCTAACTCAAATATAAATTTATATGAACTTATTACAAAAGCATCTCATCTTCTTTTAGGATACGGAGGTCATAAAAATGCCGCTGGGTTATCTTTAAAAGAGGAAAATCTTGAAGAGTTTAAAAATATAATAAATACTGAACTTAGAAACCAAAATGAAGATCTTCACATCGAACCAATAACATTAGGTGAATTGGATGTTTCAAGTGTAGATTTAGAATTTATATCGATAATCGAACAATTTGAACCTTATGGCTTAGAAAATCATAGACCAATATTTAAAATCTCAAATGCATCATTAGTTAAATATGATTTAATAGGTCGTGACAAAAATCATTTAAAACTAACTTTAAATAGTGATGGATATATTTTTGAGGCTTTAAAATTTAATGATTCAAATAAAGATATCTCTTCAAATTTAGATTTAATAGTATCCGTTTCAAAAAATGAATTTAGGGGAGAAGTTTCTCCTCAATTTTTAATTCAAGAGATATTATAA
- a CDS encoding FlgO family outer membrane protein: MIIESLRKLKLVFGLVFLTLFFTSCAFKNPINGSNNFHYLVSKMVDESASKIKKNIPLGDVVLVSDFVNLDKLKNRSQLGFLLSSMLKDKLSSLDIIVREIELGKEFEIGNSGFNLLTREKNRILSDKVKTRYAVVGTYSITSRSLNVFIKLIDIQTGNILSSSYARTDIDEEILGLEGTLDKKNPPRRPFLVL; the protein is encoded by the coding sequence ATGATTATTGAATCATTAAGAAAATTAAAACTTGTTTTTGGTTTAGTTTTCTTAACTCTCTTTTTTACTTCTTGTGCTTTCAAAAATCCTATTAATGGATCAAATAATTTTCACTATTTAGTTTCAAAAATGGTTGATGAATCAGCTTCTAAAATTAAAAAAAATATTCCATTAGGTGATGTGGTTTTAGTATCTGATTTTGTTAATTTAGATAAATTAAAAAATAGATCTCAATTGGGATTTTTATTATCAAGTATGCTAAAAGATAAATTATCTTCTCTTGATATAATAGTTCGTGAAATAGAGTTAGGAAAAGAGTTTGAAATAGGTAATTCTGGATTTAATCTATTAACAAGAGAAAAAAATAGAATTTTATCTGATAAAGTAAAAACTAGATATGCAGTTGTAGGAACCTATTCTATAACAAGTAGAAGTTTAAATGTATTTATAAAACTTATTGATATTCAAACAGGAAATATTTTATCATCATCATATGCTAGAACGGATATTGATGAGGAAATTTTAGGTTTAGAGGGAACTTTGGATAAAAAAAATCCTCCAAGAAGACCTTTTTTAGTTTTATAA
- a CDS encoding FlgO family outer membrane protein: MFKNISRVSVLASLLLFVMTGCSYKKISSNTAVSDEVVKEYSKVQTAKQHLEVAQDMQNNVTTQKSLEATIASLSTQIMQNRKLDTNKPVLITSFVRLDKLKETSEFGRVIGESMINELSNRGFNVIEYRGQMAVSINEQGEYFISRKPHELKGSVPSTYVVVGTYSRQAGRVILNARVIDNITGKIISSARSTYKHGLANDCIMFGDCAPARTIKIVKER, from the coding sequence ATGTTTAAAAATATTTCTAGGGTAAGTGTTTTAGCTTCTTTACTTCTATTTGTTATGACGGGTTGTTCTTATAAAAAAATTAGTTCAAACACAGCAGTTAGTGATGAAGTTGTAAAAGAGTATAGTAAAGTTCAAACAGCTAAACAACATTTAGAAGTTGCTCAGGATATGCAAAATAACGTAACAACGCAAAAATCACTGGAAGCTACGATAGCATCATTATCTACACAAATTATGCAAAATAGAAAACTTGACACAAATAAACCAGTGCTTATTACATCATTTGTTAGATTAGATAAGTTAAAAGAGACATCAGAATTTGGAAGAGTTATTGGTGAAAGTATGATAAATGAACTATCGAATAGAGGATTTAATGTTATAGAATATAGAGGTCAAATGGCTGTTTCTATAAACGAACAAGGTGAATATTTTATTTCAAGAAAACCCCATGAATTAAAAGGAAGTGTACCAAGTACTTATGTTGTTGTTGGAACTTATTCAAGACAAGCTGGAAGAGTTATTTTAAATGCTAGGGTTATAGATAATATTACTGGTAAAATAATTTCAAGTGCTAGATCAACATACAAACATGGATTGGCAAATGACTGTATCATGTTTGGAGATTGTGCACCAGCAAGAACTATAAAAATAGTTAAAGAGCGATAA
- a CDS encoding DJ-1 family glyoxalase III, translating into MAKILIPISNGFEEIEAISIIDICRRANIEVTVAAVEDIQTIGAHNIKIEADCKIEDVKSDDFDMIVLPGGLPNAFTLANNNHVLTLLKEFKTKNKKIGAICAAPYALHKADVLNENFTCYPSFENKIRTNGYHENDDIVIDNNVITSKGPATAMNFALEIVDILCGEEIYTNVKNGLLAK; encoded by the coding sequence ATGGCAAAAATTCTTATTCCTATTTCGAATGGTTTTGAAGAAATAGAGGCAATTTCGATTATAGATATCTGTAGACGAGCAAATATTGAAGTTACCGTAGCAGCTGTTGAAGATATTCAAACTATAGGTGCACACAATATAAAAATTGAAGCTGATTGTAAAATTGAAGATGTAAAATCTGATGATTTTGATATGATAGTTTTACCAGGTGGTCTTCCAAATGCCTTTACACTTGCAAATAATAATCATGTACTAACCCTATTAAAAGAATTTAAAACAAAAAATAAAAAAATAGGTGCAATTTGTGCAGCTCCTTATGCTTTACACAAAGCTGATGTTTTAAATGAAAATTTTACTTGTTATCCAAGTTTTGAAAATAAAATAAGAACCAATGGTTACCATGAAAATGATGATATTGTGATTGATAATAATGTAATTACATCAAAAGGTCCAGCAACAGCTATGAATTTTGCTTTAGAAATAGTAGATATTCTTTGTGGTGAAGAGATTTATACAAATGTAAAAAATGGTTTATTAGCAAAATAG
- a CDS encoding UDP-2,3-diacylglucosamine diphosphatase — protein sequence MKYKSIFISDVHLGTRFSKAKLLLNFFKHNECENLILVGDIIDGWSIKRKLYWPQEHSDVIQKILKKAKKGTKVTFITGNHDEFLRPFVPLLLGNSINISNELEYIALNGKKYYITHGDFFDSITMTKKWLAVLGDYGYDLLLHLNSILNFFRKLFGIRKYWSLSKYVKDNVKSSVSFINDFESVLANHARNKAYDGIICGHIHKAEIKLIDEIEYLNCGDWVESCTAIVETFDGKFEIIDWLEKNATK from the coding sequence ATGAAATATAAAAGCATATTTATCTCAGATGTTCATCTGGGAACTCGTTTTTCAAAGGCTAAACTATTATTAAACTTTTTCAAACATAATGAATGTGAAAATTTAATTTTAGTAGGTGATATAATAGATGGTTGGTCAATAAAAAGAAAATTATATTGGCCTCAAGAGCATTCTGATGTTATTCAAAAGATTTTAAAAAAAGCAAAAAAAGGTACAAAAGTGACTTTTATCACTGGTAACCATGATGAATTTTTACGTCCTTTTGTTCCTTTATTACTTGGAAATTCCATAAATATCTCTAATGAACTAGAATATATAGCCTTAAATGGTAAAAAATATTATATAACGCATGGTGACTTTTTTGATTCTATAACAATGACAAAAAAATGGTTAGCTGTTTTAGGAGATTATGGCTATGATTTACTTTTACATTTAAATAGCATTTTAAACTTTTTTAGAAAATTATTTGGAATAAGAAAATATTGGTCTTTATCAAAATATGTAAAAGACAATGTTAAATCATCTGTCTCTTTCATCAATGATTTTGAATCAGTTTTAGCAAATCATGCAAGAAATAAAGCTTATGATGGTATCATTTGTGGACATATTCATAAAGCGGAAATAAAATTAATAGATGAAATAGAATACCTAAATTGTGGAGATTGGGTTGAATCATGTACTGCTATTGTTGAAACTTTTGATGGAAAATTTGAAATTATTGATTGGTTAGAAAAAAATGCAACTAAATAA